The Candidatus Thermodiscus eudorianus region CTGTCATCGGCAGGCCGCACACCGGGTCATGGAATGTGGGTGAGAAGAGCTCGCGCTCGCTCACCACAGCCTCCCCGCGCATGTACCTCGCCAGTAGTTGGAGCAACTCGCCGTGACACCCCTCGTACTCTGATAAACTGCGGCCTACCAGCGGGAGAATCCCTTCTATGCCGGCATGGGGGTTTACTAGCCATGAGACGAGGCATGCCCGCCCCTCTTCTAGTAGCCTCGCCAGCAGAGGGTCTCCCTTGATCGTGGGGGTGTGGATGTGGGCTAGCTCGTGGGCCAGGTTAGCCGCTATGAACCCCCAGCCCCTACGGTGGAGGTATCCTACCACTTCTCGGAGCCCGGGGTCCCTCAGCTCGCCCACGAGGCTGGGATCGGCGAACCATTCCAGGCCCACGTATGTGTACTCGCCATAGGCTGAGAGGGCCAAGTCGAACCCAGTATAGAATAGGATTAGGACTGCATTGATGGGCCACTGGAGTAGGAGGGAGAGGTTGGAGAGCACTTCTTCCATCCCAGCTACAGGGTATCCCTTAAGCTCGATCTTGGACTTGCATAGCCTTGGATGCAGGGAGAACATCTCATCCAGCAGGTCGACTAGTACGTCTATCCTTCCGTCTAGGTGTTCCTCCACGTAGGGCCTAAGGTATCTATAGTTCCAATGGATGAACTCTCGGAGACACTCCCTACTACAACCCCTACCCCCGCAAGCCTCCGCTAGGCTGGAAGCCAGGTCTACTATGTAGAGCCTAGACGCTTCCACGAGGGACCCTCCACCAGGCGTCTAGGATGGCGCCTATCAAATCCATCCTGGGTTTGAGGCGGTTAAGTCGTTGTGGGAGCAACCCCAATATATTAATATAATGTAATGTATGGGGTTTGCGAGAGATAGGGAGGCTTTCTACTTTCTCTGGACCGTCTTTATTTTGCCTGGTATACGGATTGCTATCTGGTATATCTCGTCTTGCCTGGCAGGGGTGCTCTGGCCAGTTGAAGAGGAGGCTGCGTGTGTATGGGGAGAGGGCCGTATATCTGTCGAGGGAGTTCCTTGAGGCTATTGGCGTCTGCGAGGACTAGGAAAGGACGTAGAGAGGGTTGAGGGTGATCGCATCGTGATTGAGAGGGCCCCGATCCATTCCTCCTCGCCTCTAGGATGAGGAAGTGGGCTTCGACTACAGTCGAGGAGTTCGAGGAGGGGAGTGAGGGTGAGCAGGAAGAGTGGGACGGATAGTGTTGTGTCCGTGCTCCTTGACTCTACATATCTACTCCCGGCGTTTGGCGTCGAGGCGAAGGGCGTAGACGACGGGGTCCTGCCTGGACTATACGATTAGGCTCATCGTCTTGGGTTTACAGTATACTAATGTCATGGTAGTTAGGTTTTAGGGTTTCAGGATTCGTGGAATATTTTGTATATTTGTACGTGTTCTTCTTTCTCCAGGAGGTAATGGTCGTCTTCTGGGTAGTATTTGGCTTTCCACGGGTCTCCGCCAGTAAAGCGTTCCATGGCCTCGATTGACTCCCATATAGTTATTAGGAGGAGAGGAAGTGTGTAACCTCTTCTTCATCCCTCCTGGAGAAGATCACCTTTCTCAAGCCGGGCACGCTCTTATAATCTGGTACTGCCCGGTCGATGAGGAACTTCTCATACTCGTCGGCAACACCTCTAGGAGTAACGCCGTGCCAGATCCTGACGAAGCCTGCCAACGCGGGACACCACGTGTAGTAGCATAAGCGCACACTATATTACTCTATAACCCAAATGTTCTGAGGGACCCTTCATGTATCGGGGATACTCACTGCTCCCCTGTTAGTGTTTGGAGGGAGGCCTCTATCATCACCTTCTCACTCCTCGCCAGCCTCCTCGTGTCGAACCCCGGATTCCACCTGCTACCGTAGAGCTCGTCTGACACCGCTACCACCACAGCCAGCCGAGCGCCCCGGTATCGAGCCACCGTCATCAAGGCCGTAGCCTCCATGTCCACGCTCAGGACTCCCTGCTTCGAGTAGTCCTCGACTTTGTCTCTAGTCTCCCTGAATAATGCGTCTGTACTCCATATACCTCCCCTCTCGACCCTAATCCTCTCCCTCCCAATCCTCTCAACGGCCTGGTAGAGCCTCTCAGCCAGCATCTCGTCGGGCCTAGCAACTACACCTGGGGGCTCGTAGTGGTAGCTCGTCCCCTCCTCCCTAAGACCCCACGCTGGCACCTGCATATCCCCTATCCTCAGCCTGGGGTGTATGGCGCCCGCCAACCCGGCCATGATGAAGAGCCTCCCTCCACTGGCTATTAGGACTTCCAGCCCCGCAGCCGCTGCCGGCGCGCCCCAGTAGGGGAGGGCTAGAAGTACCCTTACCCCCTTATAGAGGCCCTCGCCAACCCGGTACAGTATCCCCGGGCGCCTCCAGGCTGTGTAGCCTTCTAGCATTCCCTTGGCCTTCCTGAACAGCCTGGGCGTGAATACTAGGAGAACCCTCTCGGGGACCCTCCCCATGCCCCTGCCGCTGGGTTTAATCACGGGCTCGCCCTTGCCAATCCGAAACAATTTGGGCTCCACCGCGGGTTATCCCAGGCTCCACTTCTGGGGTGCCTATGCGAGTAGTATTATGGTTGTCGCTAGGAGTATGGCGAAGTAGGGCAGGGTGTACTTGTGGAATGTGGCCTGGTCTAGTCTTCCCAGGCGTAGCGTTATGATGTTGGCCATGGAGCCTATTACGAGGCCGACGCCGCCCAGGTTGACTCCTATCGCCAAGTACCTCCACTGGGTCCTTGGTATGTGGTCTATGA contains the following coding sequences:
- a CDS encoding nucleoside phosphorylase; translation: MFRIGKGEPVIKPSGRGMGRVPERVLLVFTPRLFRKAKGMLEGYTAWRRPGILYRVGEGLYKGVRVLLALPYWGAPAAAAGLEVLIASGGRLFIMAGLAGAIHPRLRIGDMQVPAWGLREEGTSYHYEPPGVVARPDEMLAERLYQAVERIGRERIRVERGGIWSTDALFRETRDKVEDYSKQGVLSVDMEATALMTVARYRGARLAVVVAVSDELYGSRWNPGFDTRRLARSEKVMIEASLQTLTGEQ